The DNA window tatatatttatatattataaacgttttgaaaaataaagcttacgaatataaaaaatttgattgtttatgttataaaaccgattttaaaaattaaaaaattgtatatttttgaatgcaaGTTTTCACACGACCATTGGGTTTAGTTATTaccatttatattaattttctaacAGATATATCTACCTTGTCCCGCAGGTTAAAACTTCGCATAACATTTGCCGGGATGCCAAGGTTTCAGCTCTGGGATTCGCTGAAACGGCCGAGAAGGTCTTCGAGTACGGCCCTAAAGGAATGCGTCCCTACTCCAATTTTGCCAAGTGGGTAGAGTGTAGAGGTATCCAGATGATGGTCGTTACTGATTGCAACTCTTACCTTCCAGACAATTCGTGGATATAGGTCTGATGGCGACATACTATGCAGCGGCGTGTGTGTATATCGTATTCATTGCAACATCCTTCCACGATGTTATAAACTACGACTGCGGCATCAACTGGGATGTACGCATTTACATAGCCCTAACCGTGATTCCCTGCCTGCTCATCGGTCAGATCAGGGACCTCAAATGGCTGGTGCCCTTCTCGATGATGGCCAACATCTTCATTGTTGTGACATTCGCGATCACGCTGTACTACATGTTCGATGAGCCCCTGGTCTACTCCGATAAGCCCCTGATCGCCAAAGCTGCCAACATTCCGCTATTCTTTGCCACCGTGATTTTCGCCATGGAGGGTATAGGTGTTGTGATGCCCGTGGAGAACTCGATGAGGAAGCCTCAACACTTCCTGGGATGTCCTGGTGTCCTCAACACGGCCATGATCACTGTCGTCTCACTCTACGCCATCatcggattcttcgggtacGTGAGATTCGGCGATCAGGTGCGAGGCAGCATCACGCTCAATCTGCCGGAAGGAGCCTGGTTGGGAGACACCGCGAAGCTCCTGATGGCCGTGGCCATTCTCTTCACCTTTGGCCTGCAGTTCTATGTACCCAATGAGATCCTCTGGCGTAAGATCGGTCACAAGTTCAGCCCCGAAAAGCAGAACATTACACAGATCCTACTGCGGAGTGGCATTATCCTGCTGAGCGGTGGTGTGGCTGCTGCTATCCCCAATCTGGAACCCTTCATCAGTCTGGTCGGTGCCGTGTTCTTCTCGCTGCTGGGCATCTTTGTGCCCAGTTTTGTGGAGACCGTTTACCTGTGGCCCGATCGCCTGGGTGTGTGCAAGTGGAAGCTGGTCAAGAACATCTTCCTGGGTGTTTTCTCTATCCTTGCTCTGGTTGCCGGTGCCGTCGCCAGC is part of the Drosophila biarmipes strain raj3 chromosome 2R, RU_DBia_V1.1, whole genome shotgun sequence genome and encodes:
- the LOC108029644 gene encoding proton-coupled amino acid transporter-like protein CG1139, giving the protein MADNKGFTPDGQADRPSAPPAAENPPSYTNAIQSDFSSKSNLTDKNQLSLSEDPYHPFEHRDPNGASAGGALAHLLKSSLGTGILAMPMAFHNAGLAFGMAMTLIVGFLCTHCVHILVKTSHNICRDAKVSALGFAETAEKVFEYGPKGMRPYSNFAKQFVDIGLMATYYAAACVYIVFIATSFHDVINYDCGINWDVRIYIALTVIPCLLIGQIRDLKWLVPFSMMANIFIVVTFAITLYYMFDEPLVYSDKPLIAKAANIPLFFATVIFAMEGIGVVMPVENSMRKPQHFLGCPGVLNTAMITVVSLYAIIGFFGYVRFGDQVRGSITLNLPEGAWLGDTAKLLMAVAILFTFGLQFYVPNEILWRKIGHKFSPEKQNITQILLRSGIILLSGGVAAAIPNLEPFISLVGAVFFSLLGIFVPSFVETVYLWPDRLGVCKWKLVKNIFLGVFSILALVAGAVASINEIIEMYSGDD